The genomic segment TCGGGCCACCACTCCGCGAGTTGGCCCCAGAACCGCTCGACCGCGGATTGCTGCCCCTCATTTCCGGTGTCCGGCCGCAGAGAGAAGCCGCCGTAGTTCACGAACACCTCGGGGGCGTGCGAAGGCGGCGCATCCTCGAACACATACCACTCATCCCACCCGCCCCGCGGGAGCGACCACGGAGCCGGGGACTTGGGGCTAACTGCCAGAGAACCGACCTGTCGCCAGCCCGCTGCAAGCTCGTCGTCGGCCAACCGGAGCGGCCCGCTATCAAGGGAAGTCACAACTACGAATCGCTCGCGCACCAGATCGGGAACAGCCTCGACGAGATCGCCCAGCGACAGGCCGCTCGTCTGGAACCAGCGGAAACCACACCAGTCGCCGGTCCACCTCGCCCCGGTCATGCGATCGCCTCTGGTGCCGAACGAATATGCTCGCCGGCCGCGGCGTCCGCGGCCGGTGCGTCAAACAAGCTATTTGCAGCGGTCCGGTGCAGCGGCGGGTTCGGCTCTTAGAGAGACCCACGACACACACGAACGGCCAACTCTTAAGTTGCTGCCGAGAAGTTGCAACTCTTGCTGAGCAACGAAAAACAAACTACGCGGCATATCGCACTGGTCGTGGCCGGTAATCTCGCGAGGCCGTCATCGGCCGCCGTCAATCGAAGAACACATCCCAAAACCAGCCCTGCGGGTCGATCATGCAGACGAAGGCAAAACCACCGTAACCGATCAGCCCCAGAAGCGCACCGAGCCGGGAACTCCGCGTCCAATTCACCAACCCGAAAAAGAGAACAAAGAGCCAGAATGGGAACAGCGCCAGGAGCAGAAAAAACCCTTCAGCTAAACAATGATCGAGGAGCCCGTTGTCCATATTCGCCCAGAATCGACCGTACTTTCCATTCGGTACGAACCCCAGGCGCGAGTAAATGATCCAGCAGAATGAATAGAACAGTACGACCCAGGTGATCGCCAGCGCTGGCACCGCGATCGCGAACGCCCCGAACAATCGCATTGCGGACTTCCGCATGTGGATGTTTCCGTGAATCGATCCAGGCCAAGATGCCGCGAGATTGAGGGGCCAATTCCGGTCGGGATCACCCATCGGGAGGGATGGCTGTCTACTCGAATTCGTCCCGTATCCCCTCGGTCGCTTTCTCGCCCGCCGCCGAACGAATCCGCTCACCGGCCGGCCGCGACTCCAGTAACGCACACGGACGCAGAGTGAGCGAGCACAAACAAGGCCGATGGCCGGGTCCGCGTGCAGCGTGGGGTTCGGCCGAGCGCCTACAGGTCCAAATCACGCCCAAACCGCGAGAGGTAGACTGCTCTCGCGATGTAATCCGCTCGTTGATATCCCCGGTATTCGGGGCGGTCTACTTCGAAGTCCCACAGTCCGGCGTCGATCCGTTGTTTCGGCTTGAGTCTCCGGTGCTTCATCTCCGCATCGTCGCATGTCTGAAGGTAATGATCGATCTGTTCGGGATGGGCGCGGACCTGCTCGTAAAAGTCCCTCCCCTCCATCACAACCCAAGCCGCGAAGTCGTCGCCGTGATCCTCCGAGCAGCCGACCGTGAGGAAGGGGTGGCACTCGTCCCATGAACAAGGGTTGACGTAACACTTCGCGCCGTCAAACTGTTCGTGGTACTGGCGGAGCCGCTCCTCGGGCAGCGTCTCCAGTCGTCGGCAGAGGTCGCGCAGGCTCCGGTTAGCGGACTCCAGCAGCCGCCAGAACCACGGGTAGATTCGAGGAACCCGAGGGTCGCAGCCTACACGGGTGACGTAGCCCACCCACAGCGAATCGAGTTCGCCCTCAAGTTCCAGATGGCGAGCCAGCAGTTCAGCAGGCACCGGGAGCTTGCCTCGTTCGTGCAGGCGGATTTCAACATCCAGGCGCAGATACTCCCCACGCGGGTCGTCCCGCTCATCGAGCCAGTCGGCGTAGACGAGTCGAAGAGTGTCGTCGTCCTTCTTGGCGTCGTCTTGCCAGCTCGCTTTAATCACTGCCAGGAACGCCGCATCTTCGTTCACGCGCCTTCGCCCTCTCTTCGCCGAATGATCCAGCTCACCGGACCGGCCGCGACACCAGTAGCGCATACGGACGCGCAGTGAGTACCGAGAAACAAGCTACCTGGCCGGGGCTGGTGCAGCGTAGGGTTCGGCCTCCGGGCTACGACCCCGGCGCAACGATGTCGAGTACCCGCTGGACCGGCACTCCGACCTGCCGTGCCCGGCCGATGGCACACGGTACGACGTAGTACGGGGAGTCGGAGTCGAACGGGTCGATGGCCGCCGTTTCGTTG from the Frigoriglobus tundricola genome contains:
- a CDS encoding TIGR02996 domain-containing protein, which codes for MNEDAAFLAVIKASWQDDAKKDDDTLRLVYADWLDERDDPRGEYLRLDVEIRLHERGKLPVPAELLARHLELEGELDSLWVGYVTRVGCDPRVPRIYPWFWRLLESANRSLRDLCRRLETLPEERLRQYHEQFDGAKCYVNPCSWDECHPFLTVGCSEDHGDDFAAWVVMEGRDFYEQVRAHPEQIDHYLQTCDDAEMKHRRLKPKQRIDAGLWDFEVDRPEYRGYQRADYIARAVYLSRFGRDLDL